Proteins co-encoded in one Arachis hypogaea cultivar Tifrunner chromosome 13, arahy.Tifrunner.gnm2.J5K5, whole genome shotgun sequence genomic window:
- the LOC112733549 gene encoding glutaredoxin-C9-like: MRKHDSPPPPPTAPAADGNPGSSAAVPEPAASVLKLVSDTAVIIIAKRGCCMCPVVQKLLQGQGVNPPLYEFDDEHEAMVAAAVSGTVVGGGAKVVEFPAVFVGGKYFGGLERVMAAHISGELVPALKQAGALWL; this comes from the coding sequence ATGCGCAAACATGAttcaccaccaccgccaccaaCGGCCCCCGCCGCCGATGGAAACCCAGGATCCAGTGCTGCCGTGCCGGAACCTGCCGCTAGTGTCCTGAAGCTGGTTTCTGATACAGCGGTTATAATCATAGCGAAAAGAGGATGCTGCATGTGCCCCGTTGTGCAGAAGCTCTTGCAGGGTCAGGGAGTCAACCCTCCTTTGTACGAATTCGACGACGAGCACGAAGCTATGGTGGCCGCAGCGGTGTCAGGGACGGTTGTTGGCGGCGGCgcaaaggtggtggagttcccggCGGTGTTCGTGGGTGGTAAGTATTTTGGTGGATTGGAGAGAGTGATGGCGGCTCATATCTCAGGGGAACTTGTTCCTGCACTCAAACAAGCTGGGGCCTTGTGGCTTTAA